In one window of Canis lupus baileyi chromosome 12, mCanLup2.hap1, whole genome shotgun sequence DNA:
- the LOC140601120 gene encoding large ribosomal subunit protein eL42-like produces MVNVPKTRRTFCKKCGKHQPHKVTQYKKGKDSLYTQGKRRYDRKQSGYGGQTKPIFRKKAKTTKKIVLRLECVEPNCRSKRMLAIKRCKHFELGGGKKRKGQVIQF; encoded by the coding sequence ATGGTGAATGTTCCTAAAACCCGCCGGACTTTCTGCAAGAAGTGTGGTAAGCACCAACCCCACAAAGTGACACAGTACAAGAAAGGCAAAGATTCTCTTTACACCCAGGGAAAGCGGCGTTATGACCGGAAGCAGAGTGGCTATGGTGGGCAGACTAAGCCGATCTTCCGGAAAAAGGCTAAAACTACAAAGAAGATTGTGCTGAGGCTTGAATGTGTTGAGCCCAACTGCAGATCGAAGAGAATGCTGGCTATTAAGAGATGCAAGCATTTTGAACTGGGAGGAGGTAAGAAGAGAAAAGGCCAAGTGATCCAGTTCTAA